ATACATTAATTTCACCAGTAGCTAGCTATTCGTTTGATGCTAGCTAGCTGTTAATTTAGCAGCACAGGTCAGCGTCATGTGTTTCCATGGCGTCTGAAACTTCCGGTTTCAACCTAATTATTTTAGATGTATTATCTTTCCTCGACCACAAGAGGGTAGTAGGCACAACTGTATACTACTAGAGCAGTGATTCTCCTGTAGAGTcaccaaatgttttattttaactCTTTTTTTATATTGGGATATTTTTAGATCCTTCaaaaccacttccagcagcatctggtctcccatccagggactgacctgTGTAAGAATAGTCATTTTTACATATGGAGACTATTTTTATTCCAGTAATACCAGTCTGCTGTGTaagtaaaaatgtttttactttttaatgaaACAATACAAGGCTTGCTGCAGAGCACCAACAACAGGTTATAAGGTAGAACATAGAACTGCAGATGTGTACGACTTGTTCACTTAATATAAGCACTCCAAGTAAAATATCTTCCATTAAATAAAGCTGAAAACAGAAATTTGATATCAACAAAACATTGACTAAAAAGGATCTATAATtctgcaaaaataaaaaaataaaaaaataaaaaaactcacTAAATCAACCATTTTGCAATCGATAATTCATATTAGGACACAGCTATGCTGCACTCTTATTTAGGGGAGTCTTCCGActgcagtgtgtcctgtcctcCCTATACGTTCTGTTGGTCCTGTTTGTTGCCCGTTGTGGTCGGTGTGACTGTCTCTGCTGTGTCTGAGTCTCTGTCAGATTCCTCCTCATCTTCTGTGGCTGTGCCCTCCTGGCCCAGGGGCATGGCCCCTTTCCTTAGAGGCAAGACAGTGACGAAGGCCTCCTGCCAGTTCCCCTTCTCCAGGTACACCAGCATGATCTCAAACACTgtgccaggtaacacacacacacacataaattaaCATAAAAAAATCCTGAGCACATTAATTCTATCACATACACttcatatacaaaagtatgtggacaccccttcaaattagtggatttggctacttcagccacacccgttattGACGTGtctaaaatcgagcacacagccatacaatcacAATATACAAACATTGGCGGTAGAATGACCTTATTGAAGAGCTGTGacattcaacatggcaccgtcataggatgccacctttccaacaagtcagtttgtcaaatttttgccctgctagggccgacccggtcaactgtaagcgctgttattgaagtggaaacgtctaagagcaacaacagctcagccgcgaactGGTAGGCATGCAAGCTCACGGAATGGGATCAcggagtgctgaagcgcgtaaacatcctctgtcctcagttgcaacactcactacagagatccaaacttcctctggaagcaacgtcaccaCAATAACTGCTAGttgggagctttatgaaatgggtttccatggctgagcacccgcacacaagcctaacttcaccatgtgcaatgccaagcgtcggctggagtggcgtaAGGCTCGCCGCtgttgaactctggagcagtggaaacgcgttctctggagtgatgaatcacacttcaccatctggcagtcctacGGACCAATCAGGGTTTGGTGAATGCCAGgataacgctacctgcctgaatgcagtgccaactgtaaagtttggtgggggaggaataattgtctgggggtgtttttcatggtttgggctaggccccttagttccagtgaagggaaatcttaacactacagcatacaatgatattctagacgattctatacttccaactttgtggcaacagtttggggaaggcccattcctgtttcagcatgacaatacccccatgcacaaagcgaggtccatacagaactggtttgttgagatcggtatggaagaatttgactggcctgcacggagccctgacctcaacccaatcgaacacctttgggatgaattggaaagcagACTACGAGCccggcctaatcgcccaacatcagtgccacacctcactaatgctcttgtggctgaatggaagaaagtctccgcagcaatgttccaacatctagtggaaagccttcccaaaagagtggaggctgttatagcagcaaagggggaccaactccatattagttcccatgattttggaatgagatgttcgatgagcaggtgtccacatacttttggtcatgtagtggacACTAATGCTTTTTAAAAATCATTTGATAAGGGTCAAAACTACATGAATAGGCCACAGTAAATGGAGTTGGTGTCATATCTTGAGGTGTAAATAATTCGGATAGTTCCTCACCGTGGTTGACCGCCAGCACTTTGCGGCTGTTCATCTTGACAAAGCTGTTCAGTGGGAGCTGTGCGTGGTCGATCCCCAGCTCCTGAGCCCGTTTAAAGGTGACGCCCTACAGGACAAGGTTAAAGGTCAGACCAACAACTGAGAAACATGGGACCTGAAGAGGGCTCAGATCTACGTGAAGTGGGTAGGGGTAGGGGGTCGATTTGGAATTGGATGTCTGACTTGCTTGTCAACACACCCAATCTGTtcgacaaaaaaatatatttttgctgtCCTGTGGCAATCGACCATATAGTCACCTTCTAAATATTGTAGGTAATTCTGTGGTACTGACCTTGTGGTGGTTGTGGTCCACCAGGCCTCCGATGACATAGGCCTTGGTTTCATCCAGCTCTGTCAGCACATTGGGAGAGTCAGAGGTCAAGTACACCAGCTCTTCCTTGGCCACCACCTCATGGTACGCCTCTGTTTTCACCGTTATATCCTGCTCCGGACACACGCACAGAAGGTACCAGGTGGTAATGTAATTTGCAGCCCTTCTCTCTTCACCTATAAAAGTCCTATGGCCTAATGACGCATTACTCTTCGTCCAGCTACAGCTCTCTTTAACCACCCAGAAACACACCGCTCTGTATTTCCCAAGGTCATTTCAACATGCATTGACCGTGTGCATATTCAAACTAACAGACTTTGTACACTCACCTTCCAGTTAACCCATCCTTCATCAGTCTTATCCATGTTTTGCTTCAGCTGTCCACCAAGGCTGGTTAAATAAAactgggagaagaagagagaaaaaacACCACTTCAGTCTTGAATCACTTGACTTCAGTGGAGGTTGATGGATGATGCTGcaggggatgatgatgatgatggctatGTCCTGTGGGGCAGGTAGGCTGACCTGAACAGGGTGCACCGCTCGTCTGTTAACTGAATAACATCTCTGGATTTGTTTATGGAGCTTCCTCACATCCTACACAGGGGAGACAATACAAACACTGAAACACAGGATTCAATACCGTGCCTTTCTTGTATTTACACGGAACATTGCAGACAAACAGAAATGCCATGAATATAGTTGACTTGATTCGTTACTCTACATGTCTGAGATGAATGTCTGTTCTACATAATATTtttctatctgaacattccaCAATGTTGTGCCCGACTGACCACAGGGGCCCTGACAGCCTACCGACCTACCTTAAACATCATGAGGTTGTCAAAGCTGCAGTCTATCACCAGTCTCAGGGGGCTACTGGTCGTCACCTCTTTCCTCAAACGCTTCCGGCCCacaaactcccctccctcctccccctggtTCTTCCTCTCAAGGCTCCTCTTCTGCCTCTTCTCCTTCCGCTTCTGCCTGGGAAGCACATCACAAACAAAAAGTTAGTCAAATGTAAGGATTTCATGACACTATAAAAGGTCAGacaatatttttttgtatttaatttatttcacctttatttaactaggtaggccagctgagaacaagttctcatttacaactgcgaccaggccaagataaagcaaaagcagtgtgacacaaacaacacagagttacacatggaataaacaaatgtacagtcaataacacaatagaaaaaatctatatacagtgtgtgcaaatgaggtgagataaggcaataaataggccgtagtggcgaagtaattacaatttagcaattaaacactggagtgatagatgtgcaaaagatgaatgtgcaagtagagatactggggtgcaaaggagcaaaaaaataaaaaaaataaaacaatatggggatgaggtagttggatgggctatttacagatgggctatgtacaagtgcaatgatctgtgagctgctctgacagctgatgcttaaaattaGTGAGGGAGATTCAGATTCAGTGTCTCCagattcagtgatttttgcaattcgttccagtcattggcagcagagaactagaaggaaaggcggccaaaggagaaattggctttgggtgtgaccagtgaaatatacctgctggagcgtgtgctacgggtgggtgctgctatggtgaccagtgagctgagatacggcggggctttacctagcaacaacttctagatgacctggagccagtgggtttggcgacgaatatgaagcgagggccagccaacgagagcatacaggtcgcagtggtggatagtatattgggctttggtggcaaaacggatggcactgtgataaatgacattgccgaagtcaaggatcggtaggatagtcagttttacgagggtatgtttggcagcatgagtgaaggatgctttgttgcgaaataggaaaccgattctagatttcattttggattggagatgcttaatgtgagtctggaaggagagtttacagtctaaccagacacaaaggtatttgtaattgtccacatattctaagtcagaaccgtccagagtagtgatgctggacggtgcaggcagcgatcggttgaatagcatgcatttagttttgcttgcatttaagagcagttggaggccacggaaggagagttgtatggcattgaagctcatctggaggttagttaacacagtgtccaaagaagggccagaagtatacagaattgtgttgtctgcgtggaggtggatcagagaatcaccagcagcaagagcaacatcattgatgtatacagagaagagagtcggcccgagaattgaaccctgtggtaccaccatagagactgccagagatccggacaacaggccctccgattttacacactgaactctgtcagagaagtagttggtgaaccaggcgaggcagtcatttgagaaaccaaggctgttgagtctgccgataagaatgtggtgattgacagagtcgaaagccttggccaggtcgatgaatacagctgcacagtattgtcttttatcgatggcggttatgatatcgtttaggaccttgggtttggctgaggtgcacccatgaccagctcggaatccagattgcatagcggaaaaggtacggtgggattcgatgtggtcggtgatctgtttgttaacttggctttcaaagaccttagaaaggcagggtaggatagatataggtctgtaacagtttgggtctagagtgtctccccttttgaagagggggatgaccgtggcagctttccaatctttggggatctcagacgatacgaaaaaggttgaacaggctagtaatagaggttgcaacaattgtggcagatagttttagaaagagagggtccagattgtctagcccagctgatttataggggtccagattttgccactctttcagaacatcagctatctggatttgggtgaaggagaaatgaggaggcttgggcaagttgctgtggggggtgcagagctgttgaccggggtaggggtagccaggtggaaagcatgaccagccgtaGAAAATTGCTTATTGAATTTCTCAATTATCGTGAATTtaatcggtggtgacagtgtttcctagcctcagtgcagtgggcagctgggaggaggtgctcttattctccatggactttacagtgtcccagaacattttggagtttgtgctacaggatgcaaatttctgtgaCAATTTCAATATGACATGATCATACACAACAAGGCACTTCCTGCTTACGAAAATCAACATTAAAATGTATCATGTGGGCATGCTTCAAGGCACAACTTCCCATAAGTCAATAGTGGCAATCTATGTAGAGTTGAATTCTGTTGTTGTTTGTAAGCAGCATGATGATGTCTTACTGTTAAATCAATAATTTGTCAATATGTACATAGTCACAAAGAAGTAGACTAAGTGAATGCATGGGGGAAGTTTTCATTGAAAACATTACTTAATACTTAAACAGTAACTAACGTATACCAAGTTAGCTACTTACTTGCGAagattcctctcctcttcccattTCTGGTGCCTCATAAGcttcttcctctgtttttttgAGAGAGTCTCGGTTTCTTTTTTATAAGCACTGCTCTGTCCCTCCTTATTCTCAGTGGCACTGGCAACATCATTCTTCTCCTTTGACGGTGTTAAATATTCGCTGGACATTGGTCGTGTGTTTTTGCTTCTGTTGCAAACAGCCTGGTTGTCGCTTACTAGTGTTCAAATGCACGTACTACTGGGAAAGTAAAGCTTACCAACCACATGCATATAATACGTCACACACACATTCGCTAACTAAAGCATTTAATTTTTTTGTAAAGTACCCTCTAAAAACATAATACATCGGCTAAATGGTCCCTGTCAGTCTGGCCATTCCACATGTACCTTTTTCCGTTGTCCAACAATATATCCTCTTCAGCAAACACTGCACAGTCGCACAATTTATGACGCTCTGCCGCTCGCCAAAGATCTAGTTCAATCTATGCAAATTCACAACCATGCTATGCACATTACGGTGGTAGAAATGAAAGTAAAAGTTTAACTTGTTTCAGTTGCAACGAGAGAGGAGATATTGAACAACATGAAAACCTTCTCTGTTCTCCTTTGTTTAATTCCATATGCAGGTAAATTAGAACATATATTctgttattaatattattattctcTGTTTACCCTTTATGCTATCTTTCATCCCTGTTGTGGCGTTTCACAACCTCCCCATTAGTGTTGAGCGATTACTGTTTTTTTTAGGTCGGTTGgttgattatttaaaaaaaatattcgtGGTTTTCGATGTCATTTTTAAAAGAACACATGAAATGCATTATAAAATAGAGCttttaaatgaaaataaataatgaacattcaattgccaaaacattgggtagacatcaatagcaaaataggaaattactatgaaataatacaatatttatgttgtgtatattacttagTTGTTATTTGGTGACTTTATTATTAGTCATTCCTTAAAGTAATCAactctgctcaggcagtagcagtcagccagccaatctAACATGACGTCCTCCCCATACTGTAATCTCTATAGTCATCATATTTAGCTAGCCTGCctaagtatgctgcagagctgtctaaAGCAATCATTtgactagttcttcaaagtagatagGTCATACTTTCACGAACTGTCTCTGTCCTTCTCatcgttgtgttgtgttgtgtgtgtgtgtgtacattcctctctcagACGGTCTTGTGTGTATCGCTAACCAAACGTAACTGGTGTAAAGGTGTATCCGTCCAAAGATCGTTATATAATGACGAGacgctcatgtctccgccctaacaatgggagtcgttgtcccaaaaacgggaaggcaggcgacaaacTTAAATCCAAAATAATCCCATAGAAATCCATTGggtttattttggacagattttgccaggagtgaaacctctcgcttcgctTCTTCCTCTCGGATCCGTCTGAGCAGGAAAAAACTGCCGCAATGAGttatggtctttgtggttaattACTACGTTTCTGcgctgaagaaaaaaaatggaattcAAGTATTTAAACCGACGTCGGTCAATTAGGCCTACGTGTTTATCaaccacacaaaaaaacaacCGAAATATCgtttaatcgctcagcactattcTCTTTCCTCCCCAGGTGTGCTAGGATTCCTACAGGTGCAATGGCTGCGCTGTCGACTGACAGATGAGTATGTATGGACAAATGATGAGGGACACATTGAAACTAATAACAGCTACAGAGATGCTGTGTTGCAGTTTGACAACTCAGGGAACAGCGCTTTGTTGTCTGAATCAATCACGTTCCATGTTGCAGGTGAGTCAGATCCGTGTAGTGGAGAGTAAACTCAAAAActatttttattttgtcattgGCTTTACCCACCTATTACGCAGTGTGTTTTGCATTAGGGTTTATCCAGAGCTATTGGTATGGTTTATGCActcttagcacctttttttctatctagaaccaaaaaggattcttcctctttccccataggagaaccctttgaagaaccctttttggttccagttagaaccctttccccagagggttctacatggaagccaaTAGAGTtgtatctggaaccaaaaagggttctcctagtTCTATGGCAGTGTTCACAAACCTTTTTTGAGTCAAGATCACTGCTCtgataataaaaaattaaaaaccagACTTAAATTGAACATTATCCTAAAAACTGTTCTGTAGGCATGATGTTTGGGCAGTAGGACTAATATGACTAATATACGTGATCATAGCATATTAGCTCTATGCTTGGCCTGACAATATTGGTATTCttagaccatattatatttcaaaactcaagctttgataacaaaatagatcagttggtgtagcacttgCGTAGCATAAATGTAAATAATTCGCTTTTTACTTTACTGGAGTGATGGGggggtcaaatcatgacgtcagtgatcttcaggtcggaaagtcggagctcatGAAAGATGCCCAAGTTTCCGACTTGAATTCCGAGTTAGATGACCTTTCAAAACGATTTTCCCCAGTAGAATCATGTTTTTTccccgacttcccagttgtcttgaacacactgaaaTCTGAAGTTTCTGAGTTCCCAATTTTTATGAACACGCCATTAGTCTAAGGAGAGGCCTCCgttgagactgaccagagaggggggacaccgtcttccaacCAATGGCGAAACTGGAGTAgcaccgcatctgcctcatgcacaaatttcTGTTGTTCCTTTGACAAGAGaatgtgaaatattccttgatattaaaataaACACGTCAGCTGCTAATAATAGTAAAAACGCAGGGCTAtcgatacacttggctactcatACATTGCAGCGTGAGTGGAAGTACAGAGAATAGTttgttttgtaatagtgttgattAAAAACAGTGACAGTACTGAATAAAAACttaaaaccatgaccacagaAACACTGTCAAAGAATTGGCCAGCGAGTAGGCACACTCGACTTAGACACATATACCCGGTGTGACAAATTTAAatagttaaaaatgggaacatgtTGCTTACCCGGTGCGCAGGTCGTCCGAATCAATTGCACCTAATGCCAACAGCGGGGGGAAAAAGGAGCCTTTTTCAAAGATTGTAGGGCTCTGGGATTATCCGCACATTTTCTACTACAACAACCCTGAGTAAGAGACAACTTACATACAAAGTCCTTCTTATTCTGCTACTTGTGTTTGTTGGGATTCTAACCCAGATGTGTCTTCCCCAGCATCTAAGGTGGATATGAGGAAGTTTGTGGAGGGTCCGGTGGATCAACTGCAGTGTGACATCCACAGGTACAGCAAAGGGATGAGCCGTGTGCGCTGGCCAAGCCTGGGAGGAATGGGACACGACATCTGGTTCACCTGCACACTGCGGCACACCGCAGGCCTCTTCAACATCACCTCCTTCCTCAGAGTCACCCCGGCCACGACCATGTCGGCCCACCAGCCAGACTTCCTCAGCTGGCTCACCATCGGAGTTAAAGAACAAATAAGTGCCTCAGGTATGGTGCAGACCAATTAATTTATTTT
The DNA window shown above is from Salmo trutta chromosome 8, fSalTru1.1, whole genome shotgun sequence and carries:
- the LOC115198222 gene encoding tRNA methyltransferase 10 homolog A-like, producing the protein MSSEYLTPSKEKNDVASATENKEGQSSAYKKETETLSKKQRKKLMRHQKWEEERNLRKQKRKEKRQKRSLERKNQGEEGGEFVGRKRLRKEVTTSSPLRLVIDCSFDNLMMFKDVRKLHKQIQRCYSVNRRAVHPVQFYLTSLGGQLKQNMDKTDEGWVNWKDITVKTEAYHEVVAKEELVYLTSDSPNVLTELDETKAYVIGGLVDHNHHKGVTFKRAQELGIDHAQLPLNSFVKMNSRKVLAVNHVFEIMLVYLEKGNWQEAFVTVLPLRKGAMPLGQEGTATEDEEESDRDSDTAETVTPTTTGNKQDQQNV